A region of Paractinoplanes abujensis DNA encodes the following proteins:
- a CDS encoding WXG100 family type VII secretion target, whose translation MTDVPVNPADAEPPQTFDYPGFPHFDAGQLRAAAAVWTNVANGLRSMVEATQAQILGVGDAWTGSAQAAFVAEWTTMAGGVHELCAELDSAAADVRQLADDLEEQREKVKSLLEQIGATLVIGVAVGFVTAGLGTFVTAARAAQVVNSIRLILIAVRALAVRLVLRTVGTSLKGIAARFVVNAGFEVAPQVGGNLVEDWRSNPFRDISPKDVTITSAVSLLMPFHGKGKLFFRGAANNVTAEAVIELYRDRKLDPGHLVFAGALGGISPVVGSQISKVLKGNTHANITGAGKTPKNEPDTRLPEAKLSASGQGRALSPAERDAVNKRLREIEQRYPDEFDRLSRDPDGGGRISSSSQDEARIGLDLREQKRLPEDLQRPTERGKGDFFSPSTGEYYDVKGLHSDWPPGSTPKDPDQLFPQAVDPVRNPRVAEDFVKNLESEITGRGRKVIIDTRNANIEAIDFIKGVADQKGWGGNVIWYP comes from the coding sequence ATGACTGACGTACCGGTCAATCCCGCCGACGCCGAGCCCCCGCAAACTTTCGATTATCCGGGATTCCCGCATTTCGACGCGGGCCAGCTGCGCGCGGCCGCGGCTGTCTGGACGAATGTCGCCAACGGACTGCGCTCCATGGTGGAAGCCACCCAGGCGCAGATCCTCGGCGTCGGCGACGCGTGGACGGGCAGCGCTCAGGCGGCGTTCGTCGCCGAGTGGACCACCATGGCCGGCGGGGTGCACGAGCTCTGCGCCGAACTGGACAGCGCCGCCGCCGACGTCCGCCAACTCGCCGACGACCTCGAGGAGCAGCGCGAGAAGGTCAAGAGCCTGCTGGAGCAAATCGGCGCGACACTGGTCATCGGCGTAGCCGTCGGATTCGTCACGGCCGGCCTCGGAACCTTCGTCACCGCGGCCCGCGCCGCCCAGGTCGTCAACTCCATCCGTCTCATCCTGATCGCAGTCCGCGCACTGGCGGTTCGGCTTGTCCTGCGCACAGTGGGCACAAGCCTCAAGGGAATCGCCGCCAGGTTCGTCGTGAACGCCGGCTTCGAGGTCGCCCCGCAGGTGGGTGGCAACCTCGTCGAGGACTGGCGCAGCAACCCGTTCCGCGACATCAGCCCCAAGGACGTCACCATCACGTCCGCGGTCAGCCTGTTGATGCCCTTCCACGGCAAGGGAAAGCTCTTCTTCCGCGGCGCCGCGAACAACGTGACGGCAGAGGCGGTGATCGAGCTCTACCGAGACCGCAAGCTGGACCCGGGGCACCTGGTCTTCGCCGGAGCCCTCGGCGGTATCAGCCCGGTCGTCGGTTCTCAGATCTCCAAAGTCTTGAAGGGCAACACCCACGCCAACATTACCGGCGCCGGTAAAACGCCGAAGAATGAGCCGGACACCCGGCTGCCCGAGGCAAAGCTGAGCGCTTCTGGGCAGGGTCGCGCGCTTTCGCCGGCGGAACGTGATGCCGTCAATAAGCGTCTCCGCGAGATCGAGCAGCGCTACCCTGACGAGTTCGACCGATTGTCTCGCGACCCGGACGGCGGCGGCCGGATTTCCTCCAGCTCGCAGGATGAGGCCCGTATCGGGCTCGACCTGCGGGAACAGAAGCGCCTACCGGAAGACTTGCAGCGGCCGACTGAGCGTGGAAAGGGAGACTTTTTCTCCCCGAGCACCGGTGAATACTATGACGTCAAGGGCCTGCATTCGGATTGGCCGCCGGGATCCACTCCGAAAGATCCTGATCAGCTGTTCCCGCAAGCAGTCGATCCGGTTCGGAACCCGCGTGTCGCGGAAGATTTCGTGAAGAACCTGGAGAGCGAGATCACCGGTAGGGGTCGAAAGGTGATCATCGACACCCGAAACGCCAACATAGAGGCGATCGACTTCATCAAAGGTGTTGCGGATCAGAAAGGTTGGGGCGGCAATGTCATCTGGTACCCATAG
- a CDS encoding type VII secretion target produces MTDFSVDPAAVQRLSSVVSAAGSDVANFRTMLSNGARSPESEYVSGSDQSAADYSEALDSAVHALGQLGAALEGMATRLFMAGRLYADTETANTVEQEP; encoded by the coding sequence GTGACCGATTTCTCCGTCGACCCGGCGGCCGTGCAAAGACTGTCCAGTGTGGTTTCCGCGGCCGGTTCCGACGTGGCCAATTTCCGGACCATGCTGTCGAACGGCGCACGGTCGCCGGAGTCGGAATACGTCAGCGGCAGTGACCAGTCCGCGGCGGACTACAGCGAGGCGCTGGACTCGGCCGTGCACGCTTTGGGGCAGCTCGGGGCCGCACTCGAAGGAATGGCGACGCGCCTGTTCATGGCGGGCCGTCTCTACGCCGACACGGAGACCGCGAACACGGTCGAGCAAGAACCGTAG
- a CDS encoding WXG100 family type VII secretion target — protein MSDYSVSPEAIRGVAAQVSAGASEIDAQRATLLAQIQGLGDSWQGSASAALQALYTKWDADVRALHDTLTQIGQTMQTAATNYESTESAVRGSFS, from the coding sequence ATGTCTGACTACTCAGTTTCCCCCGAAGCGATCCGGGGCGTCGCCGCCCAGGTTTCGGCGGGCGCCTCGGAAATCGACGCGCAGCGGGCCACCCTGCTCGCGCAGATCCAGGGCCTCGGTGACAGCTGGCAGGGCTCGGCGTCCGCGGCGTTGCAGGCGCTCTACACCAAATGGGACGCCGACGTGCGGGCGCTGCACGACACGCTGACCCAGATCGGCCAGACCATGCAGACCGCCGCCACCAACTACGAGAGCACCGAGTCCGCGGTCCGCGGCAGCTTCTCGTGA
- a CDS encoding vWA domain-containing protein — translation MSQVHVLLLGPEGAFASVALSDDISFSAQRETIARALNLPDGRDLTIRKDDGSPLDQGRPLANMGVRSDDRILIEVRNNSRSGFLGRFGRRGEEPDTPVVPSAYRVLPCYLAVDTSASMAGDPIIRVNQELPRLRAKMLREPELAEVCQLSVVAFEETAVVHAPLTDVAQMELPGLTADGTGTNYAHVFSLLRSTIARDLYELYRSGRRPYRPVVFFLSDGQHNRPDDWRETLGRLTDRSEFYGAPAIVAFGFGEADPETIREVGLKASYMPDDGTPSAKLDTFMTFLLSSLTNSMAGGSRDRDDVFVVPPSAPAGWRAIKIQR, via the coding sequence ATGTCGCAGGTTCATGTTCTACTGCTCGGCCCGGAAGGCGCCTTTGCCTCGGTGGCGCTGAGCGATGATATTTCGTTTTCTGCGCAACGGGAGACGATCGCCCGGGCATTGAACCTGCCGGATGGTCGCGACTTGACCATCCGAAAGGACGATGGCTCCCCCCTCGACCAGGGTCGCCCTTTAGCGAATATGGGGGTCCGTTCCGACGATCGGATTTTGATCGAGGTACGCAACAATTCGCGATCCGGATTCCTGGGCAGATTCGGACGGCGCGGGGAGGAACCGGACACCCCTGTCGTCCCTTCGGCCTACCGGGTGCTGCCCTGCTACCTGGCCGTGGACACCTCGGCGTCGATGGCGGGCGACCCCATCATCCGGGTCAATCAGGAGTTGCCGCGGCTGCGCGCCAAGATGCTCCGGGAGCCGGAGCTGGCCGAGGTCTGTCAGCTGTCCGTGGTCGCGTTCGAGGAGACGGCGGTAGTGCACGCCCCGCTCACCGACGTCGCCCAGATGGAGCTGCCCGGGTTGACCGCCGACGGTACCGGCACCAATTACGCCCATGTGTTCTCGTTGCTGCGGTCTACCATCGCGAGGGATCTTTACGAGTTGTACCGCAGCGGCCGCCGGCCGTACCGTCCGGTCGTGTTCTTCCTCAGCGACGGCCAGCACAACCGGCCGGACGACTGGCGGGAGACCCTCGGCCGGCTGACCGACCGTTCGGAGTTCTACGGCGCACCGGCCATCGTCGCGTTCGGGTTCGGTGAGGCGGATCCCGAAACCATCCGGGAGGTCGGCCTCAAGGCGTCCTACATGCCGGACGACGGCACACCGTCGGCGAAGCTCGACACCTTCATGACCTTCCTGCTCAGCTCGCTGACCAACTCGATGGCCGGGGGCAGCCGCGACCGCGACGACGTGTTCGTGGTCCCGCCGTCCGCGCCTGCGGGATGGCGAGCCATCAAGATCCAGCGATGA
- a CDS encoding protein phosphatase 2C domain-containing protein: MTASPPSGPGAIRRVLGYLLPPVGGRGEPTARTVGRPMTVGEPIVQSPEDDALTVTSWVTQPRMSADGGTLGTLTVRAASVSGRRHARQGGSREDAYAISPATDGVVVAVADGVGDPSARFSAVGAQLAAVEACRLIANCLDRPQTIDADEVCRVISTSMTQQAGRFVPDEYDARSLATTLTVVWISTGGEYAGFRVGDGEMFEIGQGGLVSAGPPAGGSFTETAALPGSWTTVETFEGRLQPRTALVVVTDGLSVPMRSPDVATHLTRRWHEVPTIVEFLDDISFERRGESDDRTAVCVWFLPEAGA; encoded by the coding sequence ATGACGGCGTCACCGCCCTCCGGACCTGGGGCGATCCGGCGCGTTCTGGGCTATCTGCTGCCACCGGTGGGCGGCCGTGGCGAGCCCACAGCCCGGACTGTCGGCCGGCCGATGACCGTGGGCGAGCCGATCGTGCAGTCACCCGAGGACGATGCTCTGACTGTCACGTCGTGGGTCACCCAGCCGAGGATGAGTGCCGACGGCGGAACACTCGGAACCTTGACCGTCCGGGCCGCCTCAGTGAGCGGACGTCGCCACGCGCGGCAGGGCGGAAGCCGCGAGGATGCGTACGCCATCAGCCCGGCCACCGATGGTGTGGTCGTGGCCGTCGCCGACGGCGTGGGTGACCCTTCCGCACGCTTCTCGGCGGTCGGCGCACAGCTGGCCGCCGTCGAAGCCTGCCGGTTGATAGCGAACTGCCTCGATCGCCCCCAAACGATCGACGCGGACGAGGTATGCCGGGTGATCAGTACGTCCATGACGCAGCAGGCCGGCCGATTCGTGCCCGACGAGTACGACGCCCGCTCGCTCGCCACGACTTTGACCGTCGTGTGGATCTCGACCGGTGGCGAGTACGCGGGCTTCCGGGTCGGCGACGGCGAGATGTTCGAGATCGGCCAGGGCGGCCTGGTGTCGGCAGGTCCACCCGCCGGCGGCTCCTTCACCGAGACCGCGGCCCTGCCCGGCTCGTGGACGACGGTCGAGACGTTCGAGGGCCGGCTGCAACCGCGGACCGCCTTGGTGGTGGTGACCGACGGGTTGTCGGTGCCGATGCGTTCGCCTGACGTCGCGACCCACCTCACCCGCCGCTGGCACGAGGTGCCGACCATCGTGGAGTTTTTGGACGACATCTCCTTCGAACGACGGGGCGAATCAGACGACCGTACGGCGGTCTGCGTCTGGTTCCTCCCCGAGGCAGGTGCCTGA
- a CDS encoding putative bifunctional diguanylate cyclase/phosphodiesterase gives MERTRAAGGVRVPAFRMTRALALSACTLALACLWFGFGLVHETPTSLGWFAVLISVPVAAVVSWRASAGGRTYWRYASVGIILIGLGAISNGWDYFSGAQHGQHISGLTAAVYVLGLVAFVAGLLRIPGARRSGIEWARFGLDIATVIVTVLTFTWHFAYRRWESWLGGTIADSFSVFIVLVAGFICVFAFVKVAFTGTGPIDRRALHLLALTGAVGAGGGSLAPLLADKPYLNTAHILLPATSLCLSLAADRQIRASHLGRPLPRPAMKRLSLMPYAAVLATAVLLLTSAVAHTPDLLAVAIGSVTVTLLVATRQLVALRDNARLLEDLDARQRELAYQAGHDGLTGLANRTVLAREITEALADDPSDVSVALIDLDDFKAINDDLGHAVGDALLVAVAETITAQLPPGSLVARQGGDEYALLLRGDAARTLAAITSQLRLSVHAGGHELVVESSIGLAPARDGDTADELLRRADVAMYEAKGKGKGRQVTYAAEMDQRTAEQSRLAADLRVALDADQLTLLYQPIVHMPGGELYGVEALIRWNHPARGPIGPDVFIPAAERTGLIVPLGAWILEEACRQAMAWRTSLGDAAPRTVTVNVSARQLREAGFASDVAAVLQRTGLPPSTLTIEVTETAVFDGGSALAEVRAISALGVKIALDDFGTGHSSLGLLRTCPADVLKVDKSFVDDVTSGGQQAVVVAALIGICEGMGLRAVAEGVETAEQAAELQRLGYRYAQGFHYGHPMPASAVATYRPAPAGNRIAA, from the coding sequence GTGGAGAGGACCAGAGCCGCCGGCGGGGTGCGGGTGCCCGCGTTCCGGATGACGCGCGCCCTGGCCCTCTCCGCGTGCACCCTCGCCCTGGCCTGCCTGTGGTTCGGTTTCGGCCTGGTGCACGAGACCCCCACGTCACTGGGCTGGTTCGCCGTGCTGATCTCGGTGCCGGTGGCCGCCGTCGTGTCGTGGCGGGCCTCGGCCGGCGGCCGCACCTACTGGCGGTACGCGTCGGTCGGCATCATCCTGATCGGCCTGGGCGCCATCTCCAACGGCTGGGACTACTTCAGCGGCGCCCAGCACGGGCAGCACATCAGCGGGCTCACCGCCGCCGTCTACGTGCTGGGCCTGGTCGCGTTCGTGGCCGGCCTGCTGCGCATCCCCGGCGCCCGGCGCAGCGGCATCGAATGGGCCCGCTTCGGTCTCGACATCGCCACGGTCATCGTCACCGTGCTCACGTTCACCTGGCACTTCGCGTACCGGCGGTGGGAGAGCTGGCTGGGCGGCACCATCGCCGACTCGTTCTCCGTGTTCATCGTGCTCGTGGCCGGCTTCATCTGCGTCTTCGCCTTCGTCAAGGTAGCCTTCACCGGCACCGGCCCCATCGACCGGCGCGCCCTGCACCTGCTCGCCCTGACCGGCGCGGTCGGCGCCGGCGGCGGTTCACTGGCCCCGCTGCTGGCCGACAAGCCGTACCTGAACACCGCGCACATCCTGCTGCCGGCCACCTCGCTGTGCCTGAGCCTGGCCGCCGACCGGCAGATCCGGGCCAGCCACCTCGGCCGTCCCCTGCCCCGCCCCGCGATGAAACGGCTCAGCCTGATGCCGTACGCGGCCGTGCTGGCCACCGCCGTGCTGCTGCTGACCAGCGCCGTCGCCCACACCCCGGACCTGCTCGCCGTCGCGATCGGCTCGGTCACCGTCACCCTGCTGGTGGCCACCCGCCAGCTGGTCGCCCTGCGCGACAACGCCCGGCTGCTCGAGGACCTCGACGCCCGCCAGCGCGAACTGGCCTACCAGGCCGGCCACGACGGGCTGACCGGCCTGGCCAACCGCACCGTGCTGGCCCGCGAGATCACCGAGGCGCTGGCCGACGACCCGTCCGACGTGAGCGTCGCCCTGATCGACCTCGACGACTTCAAAGCCATCAACGACGACCTCGGCCACGCCGTCGGCGACGCCCTGCTGGTGGCCGTGGCCGAAACCATCACCGCCCAACTGCCGCCCGGCAGCCTCGTGGCCCGCCAGGGCGGCGACGAATACGCCCTCCTGCTGCGCGGCGACGCCGCGAGGACCCTGGCCGCCATCACGTCCCAGCTCCGCCTGTCGGTCCACGCCGGCGGCCACGAACTGGTGGTGGAGAGCAGCATCGGCCTGGCCCCCGCCCGCGACGGCGACACCGCCGACGAACTGCTCCGGCGGGCCGACGTCGCCATGTACGAAGCCAAAGGGAAAGGCAAAGGCCGCCAGGTCACGTACGCCGCCGAGATGGACCAGCGCACCGCCGAACAGTCCCGCCTGGCCGCCGACCTGCGCGTGGCCTTGGACGCCGACCAGCTGACCCTGCTCTACCAGCCGATCGTCCACATGCCGGGCGGTGAGCTCTACGGGGTCGAGGCCCTGATCCGGTGGAACCACCCCGCACGCGGCCCGATCGGTCCCGACGTCTTCATTCCGGCCGCCGAACGCACCGGGCTGATCGTGCCGTTGGGCGCCTGGATCCTCGAAGAGGCGTGCCGCCAGGCCATGGCTTGGCGAACGTCACTGGGGGACGCGGCGCCGCGCACGGTCACCGTCAACGTCTCGGCACGGCAGCTCCGCGAGGCCGGCTTCGCTTCCGACGTCGCCGCCGTGCTGCAACGCACCGGACTTCCGCCGTCGACACTGACGATCGAGGTCACCGAGACGGCCGTCTTCGACGGCGGCAGCGCCCTGGCCGAGGTGCGGGCCATCTCCGCCCTGGGCGTGAAGATCGCCCTGGACGACTTCGGGACCGGCCACTCCTCGCTGGGCCTGCTCCGCACCTGCCCGGCCGACGTGCTGAAGGTCGACAAGTCCTTCGTCGACGACGTCACGTCCGGCGGGCAGCAGGCCGTGGTGGTGGCCGCGCTGATCGGCATCTGCGAGGGCATGGGCCTGCGAGCCGTGGCCGAGGGCGTCGAAACCGCCGAACAGGCCGCCGAACTGCAGCGCCTGGGCTACCGCTACGCGCAGGGCTTCCACTACGGCCACCCGATGCCCGCCTCGGCGGTCGCCACCTACCGCCCGGCCCCGGCCGGGAACCGCATCGCCGCTTAG
- a CDS encoding helix-turn-helix transcriptional regulator: protein MQEISDVVRQRIRGLRQARGWSLDALAARCHLSPSTLSRIETGHRRIDLDQLVALARALDTTIDHLVEPVDDADVIIRPLQHQEPGLTTWVLSREPARPGGSLVAKMRITPERRPSPERLAVHPGREWFTVISGTALLHLAERQIPVATGNAAEFSTMIPHFIGAVDGPVEILTIFDQEGERAHASA from the coding sequence ATGCAAGAGATCTCGGACGTCGTCCGGCAGCGCATCCGCGGGCTGCGGCAGGCGCGGGGCTGGAGTCTCGACGCGCTGGCCGCCCGCTGCCACCTCAGCCCGTCCACGCTGAGCCGCATCGAGACCGGCCACCGGCGCATCGACCTCGATCAGCTGGTGGCCCTGGCCCGGGCGCTCGACACCACGATCGACCACCTGGTCGAGCCGGTCGACGACGCCGACGTGATCATCCGGCCGTTGCAGCATCAGGAGCCGGGCCTGACGACGTGGGTGCTGTCGCGCGAGCCGGCCCGGCCCGGCGGCAGCCTCGTGGCCAAGATGCGGATCACGCCGGAGCGCCGTCCCAGCCCGGAGCGGCTGGCCGTCCATCCCGGCCGTGAGTGGTTCACGGTGATCAGCGGGACGGCGCTGCTGCACCTCGCCGAGCGGCAGATCCCGGTCGCGACGGGGAACGCGGCCGAGTTCTCGACGATGATCCCGCACTTCATCGGCGCGGTGGACGGGCCGGTGGAGATCCTCACGATCTTCGACCAGGAGGGTGAGCGCGCCCACGCGTCAGCCTGA